The nucleotide sequence TGCATCCATATCGCGAAATCCGTATCTTTTCCTACTCCTTTCAGTCGAATTGAATCCAGAAATCTGCTGGATTCAATCGGAATCCGTATCAGACGAGCGCTGAGCGCCGCAAGCGACCGGCCCCCTTCCGCGTGGGAGGGGGCCGGTCCTTTCTCGCTGTAGGCGCTGGCTGGGGTCAGCGAACGTCCATCAGTTCGACATCGAAAATCAGGGTGGCGCCCGGGGGAATCACGCCGGGCACGCCCGCTTCACCGTAGGCGAGGTGGCCGGGAATGGTCAGCCGGGCCTTGTCGCCCACCCGCATCTGCGCGATGCCCTGGTCCCAGCCGGGAATCACGTAGCCGACGCCCAGCGGAAACTCGATGGGCTGGCCCCGGTCACGGCTGGAGTCGAACTTCTGCCCGTTTTCCAGGGTGCCGGTGTAGTGGACGCTGACCATCTTGCCTTTTTCGGCAGGTTGACCGTTGCCCTCGTGGTACTTCTCGATCTGAAGGTCCTGATCCATGCGGTGAGCCTAGCGCCTGGGTCCGCCGCAGGGCGGGACAGTGAAACAGCTGTGAAGGGTCCAGCGCCCGCCCGGAGTTCTGGAAAGGAGTTTTGTCCCTGCTGGCCGACATGAAGCGGACATCATCTGCGGGCCACTTCCGCTCACCCTTCAGCTCTTAGACTGGAGGTATGAAAGGCCTGAAAGAATTTCTGGAATGGCTGCGCGGCACGCTGAGCGGCCCGACCCGGCCACGTCCGGTGCCGATTCCCGTGCGCGTGCGCGAGCGCCGCTGAACCCCGACGGTCTGCCCTGAGCGGCAGGCTTTTTTCTGGTCCCCGCTCCCATGTGTGAGCCACCTCAACGTGGCCTCAAGACGCAGACACTATGCTGCGCCGATGCCGGAGCTGTCCCCCGCCGTTTTCCCCCCCGACCCTGACCACGGCATGGCGGAACTCCGCGCCCTGATCGAATCCCGGCCCGATGTCGAGCGTGGGCGTGTCGAGGCCGCCTACGTCTTTGCCCGTGACGCGCACGCCGGGGTGCGGCGCAAAAGTGGCGAGCCGTACATCACCCACCCGGTGGCGGTGGCGGTCATCCTGGCGCGGCTGGGCATGGACACCGACAGCCTGATGGCCGGGCTGCTCCACGACACGGTGGAAGACGTGGAGGGCGTGACCTTCGAGCGGATCGAAGCGAATTTCGGTCCTGACGTGCGGCGCATCGTGGAGGGCGAAACCAAGGTCAGCAAGCTCTCCAAACAGGGCAACCAGCAGGCCGAGGTGCCGGGCGACGGGCGCGACATGCAGGCCGAGAACCTGCGCCAGATGCTCATCGCCATGACGGTGGACCTGCGCATCATCGTGGTCAAGCTCGCCGACCGCCTGCACAACATGCGGACGCTGGGCAGCATGAAGCCCGAAAAGCAGGCCCGCATCGCCCGCGAAACGATGGAGATTTTCGCCCCGCTCGCGCACCGGCTCGGCATCGGGCGCATCAAGTGGGAACTCGAAGACCTCAGCTTCCGGTACCTGCACCCCGACGCCTACGAGTACCTGCAGACCCGGCTGCGGACCCGCCAGGAAGAGCGCGACGACCTGATCGTGAACGCGGTGGCCGAACTGCGCGGGGCGCTGGAAGACGACCTCGAACTGCTCGAATGGGTGGAGGACATCGACATTGCGGGCCGCTCCAAGCACCTGTGGAGCATCCACAACAAGATGCAGAAGGAGGGCAAGGCCCTCGAGCAGATTTTCGACCTCCTCGCGCTGCGGGTGATTCTCAAGACCCGCCCGCTGGCGGTGCCCGAAGGCGTGGACGAGTCGCGCCGTGAGCGGGCCGAGGAAAACCGCGAAAAGCGCGTGTGCTACCACACCCTGAGCGTGGTGCATTCCATGTGGACCCCGCTGCCGGGCCGGGTCAAGGACTACATCGCCGTGCCCAAACCCAACGGCTACCAGAGCCTGCACACCACCGTCATCTCGCGCAGCGGTCAGCCGATCGAGGTGCAGATTCGCTCGCTGCGGATGCACGAGGTGGCCGAGTACGGCGTGGCCGCGCACTGGATTTACAAACAGGGCGGGCAACTCGCGCAAAAAGACCGCGAGAACTGGATCGCCCAGCTGCGCGAAATCCAGAACGAAATCGGGGACGCGTCCGACTACATCGACGCGGTCAAAAACGACATCCTCTCGCAGCGGGTGCGGGTCTTTACCCCCAAAGGGCTGGCGGTGTCGCTCACGGCGGGCAGCACACCCATCGACTTCGCCTACCACATCCACACCCGCATCGGGGAAACGGCGGTGGGGGCGCGGGTCAACGGTTCCATCGTGCCGCTCTCGCACCGACTGCAAAACGGCGACATGGTGGAGGTGCTGACCAGCAAGCAGGGCAAGCCCAGCGAGGACTGGCTCAATTTCGTGGCGACCCGCAGCGCCCGCACCAAGATTCGGGCCTACTCGCGCCAGCAAAAGCGCGACGAGGGGCTGCAAAAGGGGCACGACCTGCTGGAGCGTTACCTGCGGCGACGTCAACTGGCGGTGCGGCAGCTGATGCGCTCCAAGCTGCTCGAAGAGGCTGCCCAGAAACTGCTCGGCACCCGCAACCCCGACGAGCTTTACCTCGCACTCGCGGCGGGCAAGCTCACGCCCAGCGTGGTGGCCCGCATCCTCTCGCCCACGCTGGCGCAGGAGCAGGCGGCGCCCAGGTCACCCCGGCCCGCCGCCGTCAAGCCCTCCGAACACGGCATCTATGTCGAGGGCTTTACCACCCAGACCAAAATCAGCAACTGCTGCTCGCCCATTCGCGGCGACCAGATCATGGGTTACCTCACGCGGGGGCGCGGGGTCAGCATCCACCGCATCGACTGCCCCAACATGGTCCGGCTGCTCGCGGGCGAACCCGAGCGCTGCGTGGCCGCCTCGTGGAACGCCGTCAGTGAGCAGGAACTGATCGTGGACCTCGACGTGGTCGCCGAAGACCGCTCGCACCTGCTGGCCGACGTGATGAAGGTCCTGAGCGACCAGAAGACCAGTTCGCTGAAGGTTGAGGCGCGGGCCGACGCGGGGGGCACCGCCCACATTCACCTGCGCCTCGCCGTGGGCAACCCGGGCCAGCTGGAGGTCGTGCGCTCGGCGCTGCTGGCCGTGCCCAACGTGACCGACGTGCTGCGCATCGGGCGCGGGCCGAAGCGGGGGTGAGAGCGGCGGGCATTCCGGGCGACGGGCTGGCCCCGCAGTGCGGACGGCGCCCGATTCCCTGTTGTTCGCCCCCCAACCTGCTAGCCTGCCCGAACTATGTTCGAGTCGCTGGGCAACAAATTGCAGGACATTCTGGAAAAGCTGGGCCGCGAGCGCCAGCTGACCGAGGCGCAGGTCAAGGCCTCGATGCGCGAGATTCGCATGGCGCTGCTCGAAGCCGACGTGAACTTCACCGTCGCCAAGGACTTCGTGGGCCGCGTCAGCGAGCAGGCGGTGGGCCAGCAGGTGCTCGGCTCGCTCAATGCCGGGCAGACCGTCATCAAGCTTGTTCACGACGAACTGATTCAGACCCTCGGGGGCGAGTCGGCGCAGCCCTCGCTCGACAAGAAGCACAACGTCTGGTTCATGGTCGGCCTTCAGGGCGCGGGCAAGACCACCAGCTCGGGCAAACTCGCCGCGCACTACAAGAAGCAGGGCCGCCGGGTGCTGCTCGTCGCCGCCGACACCCAGCGCCCCGCCGCCCGCGACCAGCTCGAAGTGCTGAGCAAGCAGGTCGGCGTGCCGGTGCTGAAGGTGAACGACGGTGAAACGCCCGCCGAGACGAAGGCCAGAATCGAGGAGCATCTGGCCCGCGACCCGCGTGACCTCGTCATCGTGGACACCGCCGGGCGCCTTCAGATCGACGAAGGGCTGATGAACCAGCTCGCCGCGCTCAAGGCCGAGTTGCAGCCCACCGAAACGCTGCTGGTCGTGGACGCCATGACCGGGCAGGAGGCGCTCAACGTCGCCCAGAGCTTCGACGAGCGCATCGGCGTGTCGGGCCTGATCATGACCAAGATGGACGGGGACGCCCGTGGGGGCGCCGCGCTCTCGGCCCGCTCGGTCACGGGCAAGCCGATTTACTTTGCCGGGGTCAGCGAAAAAATCGGCGGCCTCGAACCCTTCTACCCTGACCGGGTGGCCGGGCGCATCCTGGGCATGGGCGACGTGCTGGGCCTGATCGAGCGGGCGCAGGAAGCCGACCTCAAGGCCATGGACGTCAAGAAACCCGGCGACTTCGACCTCGAAGACCTGCTGCTGCAACTGCGTCAGATTCGCAAGCTGGGGCCGCTGGGCGACCTGATGAAGATGATTCCCGGCATGAGCCGCGCGCTGCCCGAGGGCTTTACCATCGACGAAAAGCAGCTTCAGCGCATCGACGCCATGATTTCTTCGATGACGGTCAAAGAGCGGCGCAACCCCAAGATGATTGACGGCAGCCGCCGCAAGCGCATCGCCAAGGGCAGCGGCTCCAGCGTGCAGGACATCAACAAGTTGCTGAAAATGCACGAGCAGATGAAGGAAATGATGAAGATGCTCGGCCAGATGACCGGCGGCAAGGGCAAAGGCATGCGGATGCCCAAACTGCCGCGCGGCGGCGGTCAGGTGCCGCCGAGTCTCAAGATGAAAAAGTAAGGGGCAAGGGGAGCGCGGGGGCCGGGACGCGTCACTTCCGGCCCCCACACTTCTGAGCCGAGAGGGTGCAGCCCCTCATGGTACGCTTCGTCACTGAGATGACGTTGCCTTTTTTCCCACTTCGTGACCGGCGCTCTGGCCGGGTCATCGCCCGGCAGGTGCGCCCATGATGGTCCTGGCGGCGCTGCTGTCGTGGTTTTTGCTTGGGCTGTTTATTCATTACAGCAAGCGCTTCGGCTGGGGGCAGCCGGTCCGGCAGGAAGGCCCGCAGACCCACCTCGTCAAGGAAGGCACCCCCACGGCGGGCGGCGTGGCGTTCGTGCTGGCGCTGGTGCTGGTGTTTCTGGCGCTGCTGGCCTTCGGCGGCATCGGGCAGGCCAACCTCAGCCGCGAGGTGATGATTCTGCTTGCCGCGCTCGGCATGGGCGTGGTGGGCGGCATCGACGATTTCCTGAAAATCCGTTCGCGCAAGTTCGGCGGCAAAAAGGAACTGCTCGCCCGTGAGAAGTTCCCCTTGCAACTGCTCGTCGCGCTCCTGTTCGCGGGCTTTGCCGCGCCGCTCGCCAGCCATCAACTGCTGCCCGGCTTCATGTCCGTCGGCGGCTATCCCATCTTCGACATGCTCTTTATCGCCTTCGTGATGGTGGGCAGCGTCAACGCCTTCAACTTCACCGACGGCCTCGACGGTCTGCTCGCCGGGGTGGGCATGATCGTGCTGCTGCCGCTGGTGGCCGTGTCGCCCATCAGCGCACTGATGGTGGCGGTGCTGCTGGGCTTCCTGTGGTTCAACGCCCACCCCGCCCGCGTGTTCATGGGCGACATGGGCAGCCACGCCATCGGCGCGGTGGCCGCCGGAGCCTACGCGCTGTACTCGGACGTGTGGCTGCTGCCGATTGCCGCCATCATTCCCGTCATCGCCGTGCTGAGCGTGGTGATTCAGGTCGCGTCGTTCAAGTCGCGCGGCAAGCGGGTGTTTCGCATGACGCCCATTCAGCACCACTTCGAACTCAGCGGCTGGCCCGAAACCCACGTCACCCTGCGCTTCTGGGTGGTCACCGGCATCGCCACCGCGCTGACGTGGTGGCTGATGGGCGGGCGGCCCTGAGCACCAGAGAAGATGAACAGGCCGGGGCCACCGCTCCGGCTTTTTCTTTTCCCTCCCGTCACTGCGTACAATCCGGGAATGACTGTTTTGCCGGCGCCTGACCTGCTCGCCCGCGCCCTGAGCCGCCGCGCGGGGCTGCCGGAGACGGGTACCACCTTTTACCGCGCGGTCCACATCACCGAAACCGGGGGTGTGTGGGCGCTGGACGTGGCAGGAGACGCCGGGGTGCTGAGCCTGTACGCCGAACTGGGGCCGGAGGCCGAACACGCCCTGGCCGCGCAGTGTGGAGAGGGTGCGGGGCTGGCCGGGGTCTACCTCAAGCGCCGCCCGCCCGAGGCGAGACACCTGGCGAACGTGGCCCGCGAACGGCTCTCGCCGCCCGACCCGGTGTGGGGCGCGGCCCGGCCCGAGGTGACGGTGCTGGAAGAAGGGGTGCCCTTCCTGATTCGGCCCGGTGCCGACCTCAGCCTGGGGCTGTTTTCCGACGCTCGCCCGGCGCGGCGCTGGGTGCGCGAACACTCGGCAGGGGGGCGGGTGCTGAACACCTTCGCGTACACCTGCGGCTTTGGCCTGAGCGCGGCCCTCGGCGGCGCACAAACCGTCAAGAACGTGGACCTCTCGCGCAAGGTGTTGGGGTGGGGGCAGGCCAACTACGCCCTGAGCGGGCTGGCGGCGCCCGACCCGGACTTTCTGTACGGCGACGTGTTCGGGTGGCTCGAAAGGCTGCGCAAGCGGGGCGACCTGTTCGACCTCGTCGTGCTCGACCCGCCCGGCTTCGCCCGCTCGAAGGCCGGAACGTGGCGGGCCGACAAGGACTACGGGCGGCTGTTCGCGCAGGCCTGCGGGGTCACGGCTCCGGACGGGCGCGTCCTCGCGCTGCTCAACCACGCCGGGGTGTCGGCGGGCGGCCTGACGCGCCTCATCGAGCACGGGCTGGACACGGCGGGGCGGCGCGGACGTCTGAGCGCCGCGCTGGGGCCGGGGCGCGACTATCCCGGTGCCGCGCATCTCAAGGTGCAGGTGTGGGACGTGGAGTGACCGATGAAGGGTTGCGCCGGTTCATTTTGTAAAGCATTCGGGTAAGCTGTGGGCATGACTCAAGGCCAAGACCAAGTGCTGCAACCCCTGACGACGCCGGAAGAGGTGGACCAGTTCCTGAAAGACCACCCCCAGGCCGCTGTGTTCAAAGCCGGAACCTGCCACAAGACCATGCAGGGCTTCGGCGTCATCGAGACCTTCCTGCAGCGTTACGAACTCCCCATCGGCTTTATCCGGGTGGTGGACTGGCGCCCGGCGAGCAACCACGTCGCGGAGATGACCGGCATCACCCACCACAGCCCGCAGTTCATCCTGTTTCAGAATGGTCAGCCGCAGTACGAGGTCAACAACTGGGACATCACCCCCGAAGCCCTGGCGCCGGTGTTCAGCCAGCACGTGCCCCAGCGCAGCGGCGCGGCGCAACTCGCCACCGACGACAACGTGGAGCCTTACCGCCAGTTGATGCGGGCCTACCTCGACGGGCAGCTCAGCGACTGGGCGTTTCAGGACCAGTACGTGACGATGTTCCGCGACGACGCCAGCCTGCGCTCGCAGCGCGAGTTCGACCTGCTCTCGCGCCTGTTCGGGGACCCCGACGCCTACCACGGCGGCCTGCACCAGCTCGGTGCGCCGCAGGACCGGGGCGACCTGAAAGCCCGCGTGCAGGACGTGCTCGACCAGCTCGGTTAAGCTCCTGCCCTTGCCGCCCTGCCCTGCCTGGACCTTCCGGGCGGGGCCTTTTTGTGGGGGCGGCGCGGGAGACGGACAGAGGATTGTAATACGGATTCCGATTGAATCTGAAACTACCAGATTCAATCCGACTTGCAAAGCTGCGCAGCAGAGCGGATGCGAGTAGGAAAAAATACGGATTCCGCGATATGGATGCACAGGCGGCGCCTTCCCAACTGTACAGGCCCGACTGTGCAGGAATTAAGCGGAATCCGTATAAGTTGGGGGTAAGACCCCGGCGGGTGTCATGATGGGCAAGGCCAAGTCTGAACTCTGCCCCCGGCTTCCGTTTCCTGCGACCTGTCTGCTGCTCATCCTGTTCGTTGCTCACCCATGACCCAGAACCCGCATCCCCCCACGTCCGCCGCGCCGCTACGCCTGCCTGTGCCCCAGGACCAGGTCGTGTTCCGGCGCCTTTCAACCGACTTCTACCCCTGGACCGAGGTGCTCACGGCGCTGGAGACGTTGCAGCAGCAGGGCCTGACCGGTGTGCTCGACGTGGAGCAGCAGGGCCGCTGGGCGCGGTTCGTGTGGGTGGGCGGGCAACTGCTCGGGGGCCTCGCGGCCAGCGGCAGTGAGGTCACGCTGGACGTGGCGATGCGTGGCCTGTCCCGCGCCTGGGTCACCCTGACCCTGACCGACCCGCTGGTGGCCGAGGTGCTGTGGGAGTGCCGCCACACCGCGCCGCGCCCGCTGCCGCTGCCCTGGCCCGCCGTCCACGAGCGGTTGCAGCGCGAGCGGTTTCAGGGGGTGCTGCTCGCCGGGCCCCACTGCTCGTTCTGGGAGGGGGGGCGGGTGACTTCGGGCGTGCTGCCCCCCGCAGGCGCGACCTGTCACGCGCTGTCGTCCAGACAGCAGCACAACCGCGAGTTGCTGGTCAGCACCTGGCGTGAGGTGCTGGCCGTGACCGCCCGGACCGCGCCCAGGTTCGAGGAGGTCTGGAAGCAGGTCAGCATGCAGCTGGCCGGGCGGCACCCGGTCCTCGACCCGTTTGCAGGTGAGGTGACGCTGATTCGGGGCCGACTGGCGGTCGAGGACGACGTGCCGATGCAGGAACTGCTGCCCGCGCTGCTCGCGGCCTACCGGCTGAGCCTGCGGCAACTGCGGCTGGACCTGCGGACCCTGCCGCTCGACGGGGTGCGCCGCGGCCCCGGCTGGGCGGCCACCGGCCTGGAGACGCTGTGACCCGCTGGACCCACGACATTCCCCGTTGGCCCAGCGGCCTGCGCGACGAAACCTCGCTGCCCTACGCGGCGTGGCGGGTTCTTGATCTGGTGGACGGCAAGCGGACCCTGGCACAGATCGCCTCGCAACTGGAGCTGAGTCAGGAGGACGTGGAACGGGCGCTGGAACAGGCGCAGAGCTGGACCAGCCGCGCCCTGCGCCGCGAGCAGCCGGTCACCGAGGCGGTGCTGGGCAACGTGACCCAGGCTCTGGTGAGCGTGGTCGGCCCCATCGGGGAATTCCTGATTGACGACGCGCTGGAGCAGGTGGGGGAGGGGGCCACCCTCTCGGCGCTGCTGGGGGCCGTCGCGCCGGAACTGGACGAAACGCACCTGCACCAGTTCGTGCGGCAGTTGCGGGCGCGGAGGCTGGCCTGAGTTCGCGCCGATGTCTCTGCCCCCACCCTGATGGTCCGCTGCCTGCCCGAGAGGCCCGCCTGCCCGAGAGGAAAGCCACATGAAGTACACGGTTCTGATTCGCCAACCCGTTCCCGAGGAGATTCGCCCGCAGCTGGAAGAGCAGCTGGTCAGCCGCTTCGGCCTGAGTGCCGAACAGGCCCAGCGCCTCGCCGCCCGGCGCTCGGGCCGCCTGATGAAGCCCACCTCGCAGGCCCGCGCCGAGCTGCTGGTGCAGGTGTTCGAGTCGGTGGGCGCCCAGGTGTCGCTTGAAGAGGTCCGCGCCGACGGGCCGGGAGCAGCGGCCCCAGTGCCAGTTCCCGCAGCCCCCGCTGACCCGGTTTCCGCCGGCCAGTCCTCCGCCGGGGCGCCGGACCCCTTCGCGTCGGCGGGGGCCAGCGATCCCTTTACGCCGAGCAGCGACCTCTTTGCCGACCTTTTCTCGGCGCCTGCGTCCTCCAGCACGGTGGTCGGGGCGGTGGCCGGAGGCCTGACTCCAACCGGCTCGACTGCGGGTGGCTTGACGGGTGTCGCTGGCGCTGGCACGGGGGCCGCACCGCAGGTTCCTCCGCTGGACGTGAACGACGCCGACCCCGATGTCCTGCCCGACTGGGCCAGATCGCCCGCTCCGGCGCGGGGGCGTCCGGACCGGGAGGCGCCCGCAGTGGGAGGTGACGGTGCGGGTAATCAAACGGGGAACGACGACTGGGCCGATTTCACCGGTTCGCTGTCCATGCCCGAGTCGGACACGTTGCAGGTGTCGCGTCCGGCGGGCGCCGCGCCGCGTCAGTCCACCGAGTTCCTGACCGAGGTGGGCGACGAAGCGGTGGTCAACGCCCAGCCCCGTCACAGCCTGACCCAGCAGATTCGCCTCGGCACCCTGGCGCCGCTGGTGCTCTCGGGGCTGCTGACCCTGGGGCTGCTGCTGCTGACCCTGCCCCGGCTGGAGCAGCGGCTGATGCAGAGCAGCGCCCAGACCCTCGCCTCGGTGATCGGAACCACCCTGCCGGGCGGTGCGGCGGCCCAGGCCGCGCAACTGGGCGCGGCCGCGCGCGACCCCAACGTGGGCTTCGTGCGCCTGGAGGTGCCCAGCGGCAACGCCACGCTGCGTTCGGCGGCCACCTCCGACCTCGCCGCGCTCAATACCCGGCTGGCCGCCTGGAGCGGCAGTGCTCGCCCGGCGGGGCGCCTGCGGGTCGGCAACCAGGACTACGCCGTGAGCCGTGTCAGCATCGTGCGGGGCAGCGGGGGCGTCCTGCGGGCGGTGCCTGCGGGCCAGGAAAACTCGGCCCCGGTGGTGCGCCGGGTCACGGTGGGGGTCGCCAGTGCGCAGGCCGCCGCCAGCCTGCGCAGCACCCTGGGGCTGGTCGTGCTGACCACCCTGCTGGGCCTGCTGCTCGCCCTCGCCTTCGCCGCCCGCGCCGCCCGGCAGATCGTGGGGCCGCTCGAACGGCTGGTCGAGGTGGCCGACGCCATCTCGCTCGGTGACCTGACCCGCCCGGTCCGCATGGAGCGCAACGACGAAATCGGTGATCTCGCCCAGGCCCTGGAGCGGATGCGCCTGAGTCTCGAAGCGGCGATGGACCGCCTGCGCCGCCGCAAGCGCACGTAAAAGGGAGAGAGGAGAGGGCAGAGGGCTAACCTTCTGCCCTCTCCTCTCTCCCTTTGCGGCTTAGCATGCCTGGCATGCGTGTTGTCCTTAAGCTCGGCACCAGTGTTCTGACCGCAGGCACCGACCGCCTGCACCGGCCCCGGCTGGTGGACCTGATGCGCGACATCGCCGCCGTGCACGCGCGAGGGCACGAGGTCGTGCTGGTGACCAGCGGCGCGGTCACGGCGGGCTGGGAGGCGCTGGGCTTTCCGCCGCGTGAGCGCACCCTGGCCGAAAAGCAGCTGCTGGCGGCGGTGGGACAGGTGCAACTGATGCACCTCTACGCGTCGCTGGCCGACCTCTATGGGCTGCGGGCGGCGCAGCTCCTGCTCACCGCCGACGATTTCCGCGAGCGCACGCGCTACCTCAACGCCCGGACCACGCTGGAAGGCTGTCTGGGCCGGGGCGTGCTGCCGGTCATCAACGAGAACGACACCGTGGCGGTGGACCAGATCAAGGTGGGCGACAACGACACCCTCTCGGCCTTCGTCGCCAATCTGGTCGGGGCCGACCTGCTGCTGATCCTGACCGACGCGCCGGGGCTGTATACCGCCGACCCGCGCATGGACCCCGGCGCCACCCTGATTCCGGTGGTGGAGCGCGTGACCCCCGAGGTCTGGGCGCTGGCGGGCGGCGCGGGCAGCCACCGGGGCACGGGCGGCATGCACACCAAGATTCAGGCCGCCGAAATCGCTACACGCGCCGGAACGCCTGTGGTCATCGCCCCCGGCGACGCGCCTGAAGCCCTGCGCCGGGTGGTGGACGGCGAGGCCCTCGGCACCCGCTTTCTGGCGTCGGGCACCCGTCTGGAAGCCCGCAAGCGCTGGATTCTGGCCGAGATCGCCCAGGGGCGCCTGCTGCTCGACGACGGCGCGGCGCAGGCGGTACGCGAGCGCGGCAGCAGCCTGCTTCCGGCGGGCATCCGGCAGGTGGAAGGCGACTTCGAGCGCGGCCACACCGTGCGCCTGCTGGCCCCGGACGGCCAGGAACTCGGGCGCGGCCTGACCCGTTACCGGGCCGACGACCTGCGGCGCCTCGGCGGGCACCACTCGCGCGAGATCGAGGGGTTGCTCGGGTACACCTACGGCGACGAGGCCGTTCACCGCGACGATCTGGTGCTGCTCTAGCTCCCGCTGCCCTGGGACCTGTTGCCCTGGGGCGCGTCCGGCATTTGCGTGCTTTCCCGCCCGGACGCACCCCGTAGACTCGGCAGATGACGCAGGCCGATTCTCTCCCCACCGTTCAGGCCCCGAGTGTTCAGGAACTGGGCCAGCGTGCCCGCCGCGCCGCCCGCGTGCTGCGGTCCCTGCCCACCGAGCGCAAGGTGCAGGCGCTCCGGGCGCTCGCCGACGAGTTGCGCTCGCGCGAGGCCGGGATTCTCGCCGCCAACGTGCGGGACGTGCAGGCCGCCGAAGCCGCTGGGCTGCCCGCGCACATGGTGGACCGGCTGCGGCTGGACGCCTCTGCCCTCGCCGCCATCGCCCGCGACGTGGAAGCGGTGGCCGCGCTTCCCGACCCGGTGGGCGAGCAGACCGGGGAAAAGACCCTTCCCAGCGGCATTCGCGTCTCGCAGCGCCGGGTGCCGCTGGGCGTGCTGGGCGTCATCTACGAAAGCCGCCCCAACGTGACCGTGGACGTGGCGGCGCTGGCGCTGATGTCGGGCAACGCGGCCATTCTGCGCGGAGGCAAGGAGACGGTGCATTCCAACGCCGCCCTCGAAGAGGCCATCCGCGCCGCGCTGGAAGGGGAGGGCCTGCCCGGGGCCGCCGTGCAGGTCATCCGCGACCCGGACCGCGCCCGGATGCTCGAACTGCTGCGGCTCGACGACTGCGTGGACGCCATCATTCCGCGTGGGGGCGCGGGGCTGCACCGTTTTTGCGTGGAAAACGCGACGGTGCCGGTCATCGTGGGCGGCATCGGGGTCGTTCACCTTTACCTGGACAGCTCGTTTACCCGCACGCCGCAGGACGTGCAGACCGCCGCCGACCTGATTCGCAACGCCAAGACCCAGAAGCCGAGTGCCTGCAACGCGCTCGACACCCTGCTCATAGACCGCGCCGCGCTGCCTGCGTTGCCCGGCGTGCTGCGTGCGCTGCTGGAGAGCGGCACGGAGCTGCGGGCCGACGCCGAGGCGCTGGAAGCACTCAGCCGCGCCGGATTGACGGCCAGCCCCGCGCAGCCGGGCGACTACGGCACCGAGTTTCTGGCGCTGACCGCCAGCATCCGCACCGTCTCGGGGCTGGACGAGGCGCTGGACTTCATCGCCGAGCACGGCGGGCACACCGACGTGATTCTGACCCGTGACGAGGCGCAGGCCCGGCGCTTCGTGCAGGACGTGGACAGCGCCGCCGTGATGGTCAACGCCAGCCCCCGCTTCAACGACGGCGGGCAACTGGGCCTGGGGGCCGAGGTCGCCATCAGCACCCAGAAGTTGCACGCCCGGGGACCGATGGGCCTGCGCGAACTGACGACCACCAAATGGGTGGTGCAGGGGGACGGGCAGATTCGGGGCTAAGGGGCATGCCCCCCTCATCCCGCCTCACCCCCGGCCCGGTACACTGAGCCGTTACGCCGCTCGCGGCGCCTGTTCCTGATTTCCTGTCCCTGATTCCCTTGTTCCCCGAGGTTTCCCCTATGACCCCCATCCTGACCCTGTTTCTGATTCTGTTCGCCGCCATCTGCGTCGGCCTGGTGTTTTTCGTGCTGCTGCAAGTCCCCAAGCAGGCGGGCCTCTCGGCCAGCATGGCTTCGGGCGGCTCGCTGCTCGGCGGGCGCGGCGTTGAAGGCGGTCTGGTCCGCACCACCGCCGTCCTCGGTGGGCTGTTTATGCTGCTCGCTTTCCTGATCGTCTTTATCTCGCGCTGAGCAGGGCATCTCGCGCTGAGCAGGACAGGGGGAGGGGCACCGGCTGG is from Deinococcus wulumuqiensis R12 and encodes:
- a CDS encoding monothiol bacilliredoxin BrxC family protein, whose protein sequence is MTQGQDQVLQPLTTPEEVDQFLKDHPQAAVFKAGTCHKTMQGFGVIETFLQRYELPIGFIRVVDWRPASNHVAEMTGITHHSPQFILFQNGQPQYEVNNWDITPEALAPVFSQHVPQRSGAAQLATDDNVEPYRQLMRAYLDGQLSDWAFQDQYVTMFRDDASLRSQREFDLLSRLFGDPDAYHGGLHQLGAPQDRGDLKARVQDVLDQLG
- a CDS encoding HAMP domain-containing protein codes for the protein MKYTVLIRQPVPEEIRPQLEEQLVSRFGLSAEQAQRLAARRSGRLMKPTSQARAELLVQVFESVGAQVSLEEVRADGPGAAAPVPVPAAPADPVSAGQSSAGAPDPFASAGASDPFTPSSDLFADLFSAPASSSTVVGAVAGGLTPTGSTAGGLTGVAGAGTGAAPQVPPLDVNDADPDVLPDWARSPAPARGRPDREAPAVGGDGAGNQTGNDDWADFTGSLSMPESDTLQVSRPAGAAPRQSTEFLTEVGDEAVVNAQPRHSLTQQIRLGTLAPLVLSGLLTLGLLLLTLPRLEQRLMQSSAQTLASVIGTTLPGGAAAQAAQLGAAARDPNVGFVRLEVPSGNATLRSAATSDLAALNTRLAAWSGSARPAGRLRVGNQDYAVSRVSIVRGSGGVLRAVPAGQENSAPVVRRVTVGVASAQAAASLRSTLGLVVLTTLLGLLLALAFAARAARQIVGPLERLVEVADAISLGDLTRPVRMERNDEIGDLAQALERMRLSLEAAMDRLRRRKRT
- the proB gene encoding glutamate 5-kinase — translated: MRVVLKLGTSVLTAGTDRLHRPRLVDLMRDIAAVHARGHEVVLVTSGAVTAGWEALGFPPRERTLAEKQLLAAVGQVQLMHLYASLADLYGLRAAQLLLTADDFRERTRYLNARTTLEGCLGRGVLPVINENDTVAVDQIKVGDNDTLSAFVANLVGADLLLILTDAPGLYTADPRMDPGATLIPVVERVTPEVWALAGGAGSHRGTGGMHTKIQAAEIATRAGTPVVIAPGDAPEALRRVVDGEALGTRFLASGTRLEARKRWILAEIAQGRLLLDDGAAQAVRERGSSLLPAGIRQVEGDFERGHTVRLLAPDGQELGRGLTRYRADDLRRLGGHHSREIEGLLGYTYGDEAVHRDDLVLL
- a CDS encoding glutamate-5-semialdehyde dehydrogenase; protein product: MTQADSLPTVQAPSVQELGQRARRAARVLRSLPTERKVQALRALADELRSREAGILAANVRDVQAAEAAGLPAHMVDRLRLDASALAAIARDVEAVAALPDPVGEQTGEKTLPSGIRVSQRRVPLGVLGVIYESRPNVTVDVAALALMSGNAAILRGGKETVHSNAALEEAIRAALEGEGLPGAAVQVIRDPDRARMLELLRLDDCVDAIIPRGGAGLHRFCVENATVPVIVGGIGVVHLYLDSSFTRTPQDVQTAADLIRNAKTQKPSACNALDTLLIDRAALPALPGVLRALLESGTELRADAEALEALSRAGLTASPAQPGDYGTEFLALTASIRTVSGLDEALDFIAEHGGHTDVILTRDEAQARRFVQDVDSAAVMVNASPRFNDGGQLGLGAEVAISTQKLHARGPMGLRELTTTKWVVQGDGQIRG
- the secG gene encoding preprotein translocase subunit SecG, which produces MTPILTLFLILFAAICVGLVFFVLLQVPKQAGLSASMASGGSLLGGRGVEGGLVRTTAVLGGLFMLLAFLIVFISR